A stretch of Cygnus olor isolate bCygOlo1 chromosome 16, bCygOlo1.pri.v2, whole genome shotgun sequence DNA encodes these proteins:
- the LOC121079297 gene encoding protein FAM83D-A-like, whose product MKEKAERSRLPGRTDALSGAAGPAAAISRRPLPSARGRARGSAGGCSPPRGGPGVRRGRASGQRGRYKGSAGAAARRAMANLSQCLEEGAGRWPPRPAGLELGLYSEAQRLALEELVAGGPEALRAFLRREQLPPFLSEPEVQAIARGAVPPAAAEEEPPSLGASPAASSLTYFPERSDVEPPALELGWPGFAGGAFRGLTRVEAHFQPGCGESGCGCKEAVRRQIRSARQMIALVMDSFTDTDIFRDLLEACSQRQVKAYILLDQSSFSHFLKMCRDLGVDLEQEKSMRIRNITGNTYYTRSGAKIVGKVREKFMLIDGIRVTTGSYSFTWTDGKLNSSNILILSGPAVAHFDQEFRILYARSKPVNLKEFSSSKKSKVLDQLVRITVASRDLTRENFLRMEFLYLRAFVGNLKRKRNWLHASREAVYVSNNAMHASPPLTKRNGSQVMRPHWIVER is encoded by the exons ATGAAGGAAAAGGCGGAACGCAGCCGCCTGCCCGGGAGGACC gaCGCTCTGAGcggcgctgccggccccgccgccgccatttcGCGGCGCCCCCTGCCCTCAGCgcgcggccgggcccggggcaGCGCCGGCGGCTGCTccccgccccggggcgggccgggcgtGAGGCGGGGAAGGGCCtcggggcagcggggccgctaTAAAGGCAGTGCCGGGGCGGCAGCGAGGCGCGCCATGGCCAACCTGTCGCAGTGCCTGGAGGAGGGCGCCGGGCGCTGGCCGCCGCGCCCGgccgggctggagctggggctgtaCAGCGAGGCGCAGCGGCTGGcgctggaggagctggtggcGGGCGGCCCCGAGGCGCTGCGGGCCTTCCTGCGGCGGGAGCAGCTGCCGCCCTTCCTCTCGGAGCCCGAGGTGCAGGCCATCGCGCGGGGCGCCGTGCCGCCCGCCGCGGCCGAGGAGGAGCCGCCGTCGCTCGGCGCCTCGCCGGCCGCCTCCTCGCTCACCTACTTCCCCGAGCGCTCGGACGTGGAGCCGCCGgcgctggagctgggctggccgGGCTTCGCCGGCGGCGCCTTCCGCGGGCTGACGCGGGTGGAGGCGCACTTCCAgccgggctgcggggagagCGGCTGCGGCTGCAAGGAGGCGGTGCGGCGGCAGATCCGCTCCGCGCGGCAG ATGATTGCCTTGGTTATGGATTCCTTCACAGATACCGATATTTTCAGAGACCTCTTGGAAGCTTGTAGCCAGCGGCAAGTTAAAGCATATATCCTTCTAGATCAGTCTTCATTTTCccactttctgaaaatgtgcagAGATCTGGGAGTTGACCTTGAACAGGAAAAG tcGATGAGAATTCGAAATATCACTGGGAACACATACTACACAAGGTCAGGTGCTAAAATTGTTGGAAAAGTCCGTGAAAAGTTCATGTTAATCGATGGCATTAGAGTGACAACAGGCTCCTACAG TTTTACATGGACAGATGGGAAGCTGAACAGCAGTAACATTTTGATCCTGTCAGGCCCTGCAGTTGCACACTTTGACCAGGAGTTTCGGATTCTTTATGCACGGTCAAAGCCTGTCAACCTCAAAGAGTTTTCCAGCAGCAAGAAGAGTAAGGTGTTGGATCAGCTGGTCAGGATAACAGTGGCTTCCAGAGACTTAACCAGGGAAAACTTCCTGAGAATGGAGTTTTTGTATCTTAGAGCATTTGTAGGAAATCTAAAAAGGAAGCGAAACTGGCTGCATGCCTCAAGGGAGGCAGTCTATGTGTCAAATAATGCAATGCATGCTTCTCCGCCACTGACTAAGAGGAATGGCTCTCAAGTTATGAGACCACACTGGATCGTAGAGAGATGA
- the LOC121078928 gene encoding protein FAM83D-like, translating to MANLSQCLEEGAGRWPPRPAGLELGLYSEAQRLALEELVAGGPEALRAFLRREQLPPFLSEPEVQAIARGAVPPAAAEEEPPSLGASPAASSLTYFPERSDVEPPALELGWPGFAGGAFRGLTRVEAHFQPGCGESGCGCKEAVRRQIRSARQVIAIVMDSFTDTDIFSDLQDAYNNRKVPVYILLDQGFLPYFLEMCKNLGVCPEQENLMRVRTLTGNTYYTRSGAKIVGKVHEKFMLIDGIRVTTGSYSFTWTDGKLNSCNLLLLSGQVVEQFDLQFRILYAQSNPISPKRLSSSRNSGIFDHLVSRIESSKEYSVKSNLRAEFARMSSTPKKVLKGLDLAEDTPGGKPCNLGHSFISEVEWFSDQEATVERKNASTQTGWWEEKPVATVCNAVTQTNVLTDEIGTQTSVDARMTGTQTSVLLKTAVTQTKEEEHAETPLLYRRASKEESFPPGKSVSNCSLRSLSSSSSQCSLTSSTSSLSSIRSIEYSSSHRAEYFQKLHKERQFHYSTIRSKFSHMVDILSRRRHVPENYMNHYTGRCDLNQRRDISASLRSLRDVSLFSLNK from the exons ATGGCCAACCTGTCGCAGTGCCTGGAGGAGGGCGCCGGGCGCTGGCCGCCGCGCCCGgccgggctggagctggggctgtaCAGCGAGGCGCAGCGGCTGGcgctggaggagctggtggcGGGCGGCCCCGAGGCGCTGCGGGCCTTCCTGCGGCGGGAGCAGCTGCCGCCCTTCCTCTCGGAGCCCGAGGTGCAGGCCATCGCGCGGGGCGCCGTGCCGCCCGCCGCGGCCGAGGAGGAGCCGCCGTCGCTCGGCGCCTCGCCGGCCGCCTCCTCGCTCACCTACTTCCCCGAGCGCTCGGACGTGGAGCCGCCGgcgctggagctgggctggccgGGCTTCGCCGGCGGCGCCTTCCGCGGGCTGACGCGGGTGGAGGCGCACTTCCAgccgggctgcggggagagCGGCTGCGGCTGCAAGGAGGCGGTGCGGCGGCAGATCCGCTCCGCGCGGCAG GTAATTGCCATTGTGATGGATTCCTTCACAGATACTGATATCTTCAGTGACCTTCAGGATGCCTACAACAACCGGAAGGTCCCTGTCTATATCCTTCTTGACCAGGGCTTTCTACCCTACTTCTTGGAAATGTGCAAGAATTTAGGAGTCTGTCCCGAGCAGGAAAAT TTGATGAGAGTTCGAACTCTCACTGGGAACACATACTACACGAGGTCAGGTGCCAAAATCGTTGGGAAGGTTCATGAGAAGTTCATGTTAATCGACGGCATTAGAGTGACAACAGGCTCCTACAG TTTCACATGGACCGATGGGAAGCTGAACAGCTGTAACTTGCTGCTGTTGTCAGGTCAAGTGGTTGAACAGTTTGACCTCCAGTTCAGAATTCTTTATGCCCAGTCAAACCCTATCAGCCCTAAACGTCTGTCGAGCTCCAGGAACAGTGGAATATTTGATCATCTGGTGAGCAGAATAGAGTCCTCTAAAGAATACTCTGTGAAAAGCAATTTGAGAGCAGAATTTGCCAGGATGTCTAGTACTCCCAAAAAAGTGTTAAAAGGACTAGATCTGGCTGAAGATACTCCTGGAGGCAAACCTTGTAACCTGGGACATTCTTTCATCAGTGAAGTGGAGTGGTTCAGTGATCAGGAGGCCACAGTGGAGCGAAAGAACGCATCAACTCAAACTGGCTGGTGGGAAGAGAAGCCCGTAGCGACTGTGTGTAATGCCGTCACGCAGACCAACGTTTTAACAGATGAAATTGGCACCCAAACTTCTGTTGATGCTAGAATGACAGGGACTCAGACTTCAGTTTTGCTGAAGACTGCAGTGACGCAGACAAAGGAAGAAGAGCATGCAGAAACACCCCTGCTTTACAGAAGGGCATCAAAAGAAGAATCCTTTCCACCTGGAAAGTCTGTATCAAATTGTAGCCTGCGATCTCTGTCTTCATCCTCCTCCCAGTGTTCTCTTACCAGCTCTACCAGCTCACTCTCTTCCATTCGTTCCATTGAATACTCCAGCAGTCACAGGGCAGAATATTTCCAGAAACTGCATAAGGAGAGGCAATTCCACTACTCCACCATCAGGTCGAAGTTCAGCCACATGGTGGATATCCTATCCCGAAGGAGACATGTGCCTGAAAACTACATGAACCACTACACTGGAAGATGCGACCTAAATCAGAGGCGAGACATCAGTGCCAGCCTGCGCAGCCTCCGAGATGTTTCActcttttctctgaataaatGA